The following proteins are co-located in the Microcystis wesenbergii NRERC-220 genome:
- a CDS encoding type II toxin-antitoxin system HicB family antitoxin gives MMLTKYLKQAMELATYEVLEDGTFYGEIPGFEGVYANETTLEATKEQLQEVLEGWVILGLRLQHQLPIIDGINLTPQEKIA, from the coding sequence ATGATGCTAACAAAATATCTAAAACAAGCAATGGAACTGGCAACTTATGAAGTTCTAGAAGACGGTACTTTTTATGGAGAAATTCCGGGATTTGAGGGAGTATATGCTAATGAAACAACTCTCGAAGCTACTAAGGAACAGTTACAGGAAGTTTTAGAAGGCTGGGTTATTTTAGGATTACGCTTACAGCATCAGTTACCGATTATTGACGGTATCAATCTAACCCCTCAAGAAAAAATCGCCTGA
- a CDS encoding type II toxin-antitoxin system HicA family toxin produces MPPFAPIKRKELIRQLRKLGFSGPLVGGNHQYMVQGKLKIWIPNPHQGDISKSLLAKILQQANISREEWEKLR; encoded by the coding sequence ATGCCACCTTTTGCCCCCATCAAAAGGAAAGAGTTAATTCGCCAGTTGAGAAAGCTGGGATTTTCTGGTCCTCTGGTAGGAGGAAATCATCAATATATGGTGCAGGGAAAATTAAAAATCTGGATTCCTAATCCACACCAAGGAGATATAAGTAAAAGCTTGCTGGCTAAAATTTTACAACAAGCAAATATTAGTAGAGAAGAATGGGAAAAATTACGTTAA
- a CDS encoding glutamine synthetase III family protein — protein MSYGTRVQAISQVTDRKPLPSKIPQRLEALWATDVFTLSKMQASLPKDVFKSVKNTILTGGKLDVSIASTVAAAMKDWATSKGALYYAHVFYPMTNATAEKHDGFISVQSDGSVITEFTGKVLVQGEPDGSSFPNGGLRSTFEARGYTAWDVTSPAYVMETDNGVTLCIPTVFISWTGEALDKKTPLLRSISSMSKAATRVLKLLGHTEVAPVNSSCGAEQEYFLVDAHFAHSRPDLLLTGRTLFGKPAAKGQQFDDHYFGAIPERVQVFMQEVEERMYRLGIPAKTRHNEVAPGQFEIAPFFEAANVASDHQQLIMTLLKSTAKKHGFVCLLHEKPFAGINGSGKHVNWSVGNATQGNLLDPGDTPHANMQFLLFCGAVIRGVHKYGPLLRAVVATASNDHRLGANEAPPAIISVYLGSQLEKVFDQISQGRIEGSDAPGLMDLGVDTLPVFPKDPGDRNRTSPFAFTGNRFEFRAVGSNQSVSGPLVAMNTILADSLTWVADNLESRMKAGEDLNTAAQGVLKEIMDKHRNVIFGGNGYSPEWHKMAVEERGLANLRTTADALPVLKADYIEELFTRMGVFTPVELESRFDVYAEQYLLAIEVEAELVVSMAKTIIYPAAVRYLSELSLAISNAAAIGIEINKENAQTLSNLIKLMMDSVGKLSEAMAKDDFDSIEEHMQYSAQTIRPLMDKVREYADTLEGEVADNFWPLPTYQEMLFVK, from the coding sequence ATGAGTTATGGAACCCGTGTTCAAGCTATCTCTCAAGTCACAGACCGTAAACCCCTACCGAGCAAAATTCCTCAACGTTTAGAGGCTCTGTGGGCAACCGATGTCTTTACCCTGAGCAAAATGCAGGCCAGTCTTCCGAAAGACGTATTCAAATCGGTCAAAAACACGATTTTAACCGGGGGAAAATTAGACGTTTCCATCGCCAGTACGGTAGCGGCAGCGATGAAGGATTGGGCCACGTCCAAAGGGGCGCTGTACTATGCCCACGTCTTCTATCCGATGACCAACGCCACCGCCGAAAAACACGATGGTTTTATCTCCGTGCAGAGCGACGGTTCGGTGATCACGGAATTTACGGGCAAAGTCTTAGTACAGGGAGAACCGGACGGGTCTTCCTTTCCTAACGGCGGCCTTCGCTCCACCTTTGAAGCGCGGGGTTACACCGCTTGGGATGTCACCAGTCCCGCCTACGTCATGGAGACGGATAATGGTGTCACCCTGTGTATCCCCACGGTTTTCATCTCTTGGACAGGAGAGGCCCTCGACAAAAAAACGCCGCTTTTACGCTCGATTTCATCGATGAGTAAAGCCGCCACCAGGGTGCTGAAGCTCTTAGGACATACGGAGGTCGCCCCCGTTAACTCCAGCTGCGGTGCTGAACAGGAATATTTCCTAGTCGATGCTCATTTTGCCCATAGTCGCCCCGATTTACTGCTCACCGGTCGCACCCTATTTGGTAAACCCGCCGCTAAGGGTCAACAGTTCGACGATCATTATTTTGGCGCGATTCCCGAACGGGTTCAGGTGTTTATGCAGGAAGTGGAGGAAAGAATGTATCGCCTCGGCATTCCGGCCAAAACCCGCCATAACGAAGTCGCCCCCGGACAGTTCGAGATTGCGCCCTTTTTCGAGGCTGCTAACGTGGCCAGTGACCATCAGCAGTTAATTATGACTTTGCTGAAAAGTACGGCTAAAAAACACGGTTTTGTTTGCCTACTGCATGAAAAACCCTTTGCGGGAATTAATGGTTCGGGAAAACACGTTAACTGGTCCGTCGGCAACGCTACCCAGGGTAATCTGTTGGATCCGGGCGATACTCCCCACGCTAATATGCAGTTTTTGTTATTCTGTGGGGCGGTGATTCGTGGCGTTCACAAGTACGGGCCGCTTTTACGCGCAGTGGTGGCTACCGCCAGCAATGATCACCGTTTGGGGGCAAATGAAGCTCCTCCCGCCATTATTTCGGTATATTTGGGCAGCCAGTTAGAAAAGGTATTCGACCAAATTAGCCAAGGCCGAATTGAGGGTTCTGATGCTCCGGGGTTGATGGATCTCGGTGTCGATACCCTGCCGGTATTCCCCAAGGATCCTGGCGATCGCAATCGTACCTCTCCTTTTGCTTTTACGGGCAATCGCTTTGAATTCCGCGCCGTGGGTTCTAATCAGTCAGTTTCTGGGCCGCTGGTGGCGATGAACACGATTCTAGCGGATTCCCTGACTTGGGTGGCGGATAACTTAGAAAGCCGGATGAAAGCCGGGGAAGACCTCAATACTGCCGCCCAGGGTGTTCTCAAGGAGATCATGGACAAACACAGAAATGTGATCTTCGGAGGTAACGGATATTCCCCGGAATGGCACAAAATGGCGGTAGAAGAGCGCGGTTTAGCGAATCTCCGCACCACTGCCGATGCTTTACCCGTGCTGAAAGCCGATTATATTGAAGAACTGTTTACCCGCATGGGTGTGTTTACCCCCGTTGAACTGGAAAGTCGTTTTGATGTCTATGCGGAACAGTATTTGCTGGCCATCGAAGTGGAGGCGGAACTGGTGGTAAGTATGGCTAAAACGATTATTTATCCCGCTGCTGTTCGCTACTTGTCGGAATTGTCTTTGGCGATCTCTAATGCGGCGGCGATCGGCATCGAGATCAATAAGGAAAACGCCCAAACCCTCTCGAATCTGATTAAGTTAATGATGGATAGCGTTGGCAAACTGAGTGAGGCCATGGCTAAAGACGATTTTGACTCGATCGAGGAACATATGCAGTATTCTGCTCAAACAATCCGTCCCTTGATGGATAAGGTGCGCGAATATGCCGACACACTGGAAGGGGAAGTGGCCGACAATTTCTGGCCGCTGCCTACCTATCAAGAAATGTTGTTTGTTAAATAA
- the grxC gene encoding glutaredoxin 3: protein MAANVEIYTWSSCPFCIRAKALLKKKGVEFTEYCIDGDEGARAKMSDRANGRTSVPQIFINDQHIGGCDDIYALDRSGGLAPLLQN from the coding sequence ATGGCCGCTAATGTTGAGATCTATACTTGGAGTTCCTGTCCTTTCTGTATCCGCGCTAAAGCATTACTCAAGAAAAAAGGAGTGGAGTTTACTGAATATTGTATCGATGGTGATGAAGGAGCGCGAGCCAAAATGTCCGATCGAGCCAATGGTCGTACAAGTGTACCACAAATTTTCATAAACGATCAACACATCGGGGGCTGCGATGACATCTATGCTTTAGATAGAAGTGGTGGTTTAGCTCCCCTGTTGCAGAATTAA
- a CDS encoding DUF3593 domain-containing protein: MNKESLFAISLFPYLGFLWLITRSGKMPLLALIGFYVLLIFVFITIPAGIYAKIHYGQELANVDWLHGSAELFLTLSNILVVLGFRQAILAKKQAEKGEQGAGSSEQ, from the coding sequence ATGAATAAAGAGAGTTTATTTGCCATTTCCCTGTTTCCCTATCTGGGGTTTCTCTGGTTGATCACTCGTTCGGGAAAAATGCCACTTTTAGCCCTAATTGGCTTTTATGTGCTGTTAATCTTCGTTTTTATCACCATTCCTGCCGGTATCTACGCCAAAATCCACTATGGTCAAGAATTAGCTAACGTCGATTGGTTACACGGCAGCGCCGAACTTTTCCTCACCCTCTCCAATATTCTCGTCGTCCTAGGTTTTCGTCAGGCAATTTTAGCCAAAAAGCAAGCAGAGAAAGGGGAACAGGGAGCAGGGAGCAGTGAACAGTAA
- a CDS encoding Tab2/Atab2 family RNA-binding protein, with protein MTIWELDFYSRPVVDENNKKRWELLICETPATIDRSSDTLFKYASYCPNTMVNSQWLGEAITAAIKAAGVTPKKIRFFRRQMNNMISKACEDIGIPASPSRRTHALTRWIEERMVNFYPQEVGYDQNLTKTASVNYPPLNAVPLPDAVRGDKADKWAFVTLELSSFNDLKDWDISFGENLPILGMRLDENLKIPGLVIFSPRALPLAGWMSGLEMAYLKLETGSRPLLRLETGASDSWILVNVTNAETLNEAKNFEEAKQKANNLHFLAIQSNPESESFAGFWLLQEE; from the coding sequence ATGACTATTTGGGAACTTGATTTTTATTCGCGGCCGGTGGTGGATGAAAATAATAAAAAAAGATGGGAATTATTAATCTGTGAAACTCCGGCAACAATCGATCGCTCCTCCGATACACTATTTAAATATGCCAGTTATTGTCCTAATACGATGGTTAATTCCCAATGGTTAGGGGAAGCAATTACTGCAGCTATCAAGGCAGCGGGGGTAACTCCCAAAAAAATTCGCTTTTTCCGTCGTCAGATGAATAACATGATTAGCAAAGCTTGCGAGGATATCGGTATTCCCGCTTCCCCTAGTCGTCGCACTCATGCTCTCACTAGATGGATAGAAGAAAGAATGGTTAATTTCTACCCTCAAGAAGTTGGTTATGATCAAAATTTAACTAAAACCGCTTCCGTGAATTATCCTCCTTTAAATGCTGTTCCCCTTCCCGATGCTGTCCGGGGAGATAAGGCAGATAAATGGGCTTTTGTTACGCTAGAATTGTCTTCTTTTAATGATTTAAAAGATTGGGATATTAGCTTCGGAGAAAATTTGCCTATACTAGGGATGAGATTAGATGAGAATCTAAAAATCCCCGGTTTAGTTATTTTTTCCCCCCGCGCTTTACCCCTAGCTGGTTGGATGTCAGGGTTAGAAATGGCCTATTTAAAGTTAGAAACTGGTTCTCGTCCTCTGCTACGTTTAGAAACGGGTGCTAGTGATAGCTGGATTCTCGTCAATGTCACTAATGCCGAGACTTTAAACGAAGCTAAAAACTTTGAAGAAGCTAAACAAAAAGCCAATAATCTGCATTTTTTAGCCATTCAATCTAACCCTGAATCGGAATCCTTCGCTGGTTTTTGGCTACTACAAGAAGAATAA
- a CDS encoding folate/biopterin family MFS transporter, translating to MLINRLGIDRGKKFLKESILFGNDPNPELIGILGVYFVQGILGLSRLAVSFFLKDDLALSPSQMGALIGVAAIPWVIKPAFGFLSDGLPIFGYRRRPYLILSGILGVLAWLALATVVENAWQATAAILLGSLSVTISDVIVDSLVVERARKESFTQSGSLQSLTWGISALGGLITAYLGGWLLAHLGTRPVFALTAIFPLIASAMAFLITEEKVKNNDDTQSTPKVKEQIGQLWSAIRQKSILLPTAFIFLWQATPSADSAFFYFTTNELGFEPEFLGRVRLVTSLASILGIWVYQRFLKAISFRLILGWSTVISALLGMTTLLLVTHTNRALGIDDHWFSLGDSLILTVMGQIAFLPVLILSARLCPVGIEASLFALLMSIWNMSGLVSQEIGALLTHWLGVTETNFDNLWLLVVITNLSTLLPLPLIKWLPSTDPQSQEVKKTFPPAEVFEHHVTGSLAEPGFIPELVPELIDTRD from the coding sequence ATGCTTATTAATCGCCTTGGCATCGATCGCGGGAAAAAATTCCTTAAAGAGAGTATCTTGTTCGGAAATGACCCTAATCCCGAATTAATTGGCATTTTAGGGGTTTATTTTGTGCAGGGCATTCTCGGACTCTCCCGATTAGCGGTTAGCTTCTTTTTAAAGGACGATTTGGCCTTAAGTCCCTCCCAGATGGGGGCATTAATCGGAGTGGCGGCGATTCCTTGGGTGATTAAACCAGCTTTTGGCTTTCTTTCGGATGGTTTGCCTATTTTCGGCTATCGTCGTCGGCCCTACCTAATTTTATCGGGAATTCTCGGGGTTTTAGCTTGGTTGGCCCTAGCCACTGTGGTGGAGAATGCTTGGCAAGCTACGGCTGCGATCCTGCTTGGTTCCCTTTCTGTCACCATTAGTGATGTCATCGTCGATTCTTTGGTAGTAGAAAGAGCGCGCAAAGAGTCCTTCACTCAATCCGGTTCTCTACAGTCCTTAACTTGGGGAATATCGGCCCTAGGCGGCTTAATTACGGCTTATCTCGGTGGTTGGTTACTGGCACACCTCGGTACTCGTCCTGTCTTCGCTCTCACGGCTATTTTTCCCCTGATTGCCTCAGCCATGGCGTTTTTAATCACAGAGGAAAAAGTCAAGAATAATGATGATACACAATCCACGCCCAAAGTCAAGGAGCAAATCGGGCAATTATGGTCAGCAATTAGACAAAAATCAATTTTATTACCCACTGCCTTTATTTTTCTCTGGCAGGCTACCCCTAGCGCCGATTCTGCCTTTTTTTACTTCACCACCAACGAGTTAGGATTTGAACCGGAATTTTTAGGACGAGTGCGCTTAGTCACCAGTTTAGCCTCGATCCTGGGCATCTGGGTATATCAACGGTTTTTAAAAGCGATTTCCTTTCGTTTAATTTTGGGTTGGAGTACGGTGATTTCTGCGCTTTTAGGGATGACTACCCTACTCTTAGTTACCCATACTAATCGAGCGCTCGGTATTGACGATCATTGGTTTAGTTTGGGGGATAGTCTCATCCTCACCGTCATGGGACAAATTGCCTTTTTACCCGTCTTAATTTTATCGGCCCGTCTTTGTCCCGTGGGCATTGAAGCATCTCTATTCGCTTTATTAATGTCTATCTGGAATATGTCAGGATTAGTTTCCCAAGAAATCGGCGCTTTATTAACCCATTGGTTGGGAGTCACCGAAACCAATTTTGATAACCTTTGGTTATTGGTAGTGATTACTAATCTCTCTACTCTCCTACCTTTACCCCTAATTAAATGGCTACCTTCTACGGATCCGCAATCTCAGGAAGTCAAGAAAACTTTTCCCCCCGCAGAAGTCTTTGAACATCATGTTACCGGTTCTTTAGCTGAACCAGGTTTTATTCCTGAACTTGTCCCCGAATTAATCGACACAAGAGATTGA
- the gshB gene encoding glutathione synthase, with product MKLAFIIDPIEYLDPGHDTSVAIMEASQLLGHEVWMTSITDLSAIAGKAWAKLTKIELVPVELKDNHWVAVSQWYQRQETVFTCLENFDFVWMRKDPPVTIAYLYATYLLDLIDPQKTQVINSTRGLRHANEKLYTIHFAQVMPATIVSQDKATIREFVNQKGAAVMKPLGGKAGEGILFLSPEDRNLNSMIEISTKWGQEPVMIQDYLPAAQEGDKRIIVLNGEPIGAVNRIPTGSEFRGNMAVGGRVAKTEITDRELEICATLAPKLREDGLYFVGLDVIGGYLTEVNVTSPTGIREIDRLNNVSLGQQVIQWLENFSGNG from the coding sequence ATGAAACTAGCCTTTATTATCGATCCGATCGAGTATCTAGATCCGGGCCATGATACCAGTGTAGCTATCATGGAAGCGTCCCAATTATTAGGCCATGAAGTCTGGATGACTTCCATCACGGATCTCAGTGCGATTGCGGGAAAAGCTTGGGCAAAACTAACTAAAATTGAACTGGTTCCCGTGGAGTTAAAAGATAATCATTGGGTGGCTGTATCTCAATGGTATCAAAGACAAGAGACAGTTTTTACCTGCTTAGAAAACTTCGATTTTGTCTGGATGCGAAAAGACCCACCCGTGACAATTGCCTATCTTTATGCCACCTATTTATTAGACCTGATCGACCCCCAAAAAACCCAAGTAATTAACTCAACTAGGGGTTTACGCCATGCCAATGAAAAGTTATATACTATTCACTTTGCTCAGGTAATGCCCGCTACAATTGTTTCCCAAGATAAAGCAACGATTAGGGAATTTGTCAACCAAAAAGGGGCGGCAGTTATGAAACCTTTAGGGGGTAAAGCAGGGGAGGGAATTTTATTTCTTAGTCCCGAAGATCGCAATCTCAATTCAATGATTGAAATTAGCACAAAATGGGGACAAGAACCGGTAATGATTCAAGATTATTTACCAGCTGCCCAAGAAGGAGATAAACGCATTATTGTCCTCAATGGTGAACCCATCGGGGCAGTTAATCGCATTCCCACCGGTTCGGAATTTCGCGGTAATATGGCGGTGGGTGGACGGGTGGCAAAAACAGAAATCACAGATCGAGAATTAGAAATCTGTGCCACTTTAGCCCCAAAATTACGAGAAGATGGCCTATATTTTGTCGGATTAGATGTGATTGGTGGCTACCTCACCGAAGTTAATGTCACCAGTCCCACTGGCATTCGCGAGATCGATCGATTAAACAATGTTAGTTTAGGTCAACAGGTAATTCAATGGCTAGAAAATTTTTCGGGAAATGGGTAG
- a CDS encoding carotenoid oxygenase family protein — protein MVLTPTIGEKSYNRQDWQKGYQSQPNEYDYEVEDIEGQIPPDLQGTVFKNGPGLLDIAGTAIAHPFDGDGMISAISFNHGRVHYRNRFVKTEGYLQEQKAGKPLYRGVFGTKKPGGIFGNAFDLRLKNIANTNVIYWGDKLLALWEAAEPHRLDAKTLDTIGLDYLDGILEKGDSFAAHPRIDPACIFDNHQPCLVNFAIKTGLSSSITLYEISPTGKLLRRHTHSIPGFCFIHDFVITPHYAIFFQNPVGYNPFPFLFGLKGAGECLINQPDKLTKIIIISRDPNKREVKVLETPSGFVFHHSNAFEQLAPSYVEGGEKIYIDSICYQSLPQLDSNSSFQAVDFDSLAPGHLWRFTLNLSENTVTRECILEHCCEFPSINPAKVGRDYRYLYIAAAHHATGNAPLQAILKLDLLTGEKQLHSFAPRGFAGEPVFVPKPDGIAEDDGWLLVVTYDAASHRSNGVILDAKDITNSLGVIHLKHHIPYGLHGSWTRQCF, from the coding sequence ATGGTACTAACTCCGACAATTGGCGAAAAATCCTATAATCGTCAGGATTGGCAAAAAGGCTATCAATCCCAACCTAACGAGTATGATTACGAGGTAGAAGACATCGAGGGGCAAATTCCCCCCGATTTACAGGGTACAGTCTTTAAAAACGGCCCCGGTTTACTCGATATCGCTGGCACGGCGATCGCTCATCCCTTCGATGGGGATGGTATGATCAGCGCGATTAGCTTCAACCATGGGCGCGTACATTATCGTAATCGTTTTGTTAAAACTGAGGGTTATCTCCAGGAACAGAAAGCGGGAAAACCCCTTTATCGCGGTGTTTTCGGCACGAAAAAACCGGGGGGAATTTTCGGCAATGCTTTTGATTTGCGTCTGAAAAATATTGCTAATACTAATGTTATCTACTGGGGTGATAAATTACTGGCACTTTGGGAAGCGGCCGAACCCCATCGCCTCGATGCTAAAACCCTTGATACTATTGGTTTAGACTATCTCGATGGTATCTTAGAAAAAGGCGATTCTTTTGCCGCTCATCCTCGCATCGATCCCGCTTGTATTTTCGATAATCATCAACCTTGTCTGGTAAATTTTGCCATTAAAACGGGTTTGTCTAGTTCAATTACTCTCTACGAAATTAGTCCCACGGGTAAGTTATTACGTCGTCATACCCACAGTATACCGGGCTTTTGTTTTATCCACGATTTTGTTATTACTCCCCACTACGCTATCTTTTTCCAAAACCCGGTTGGTTATAATCCTTTTCCCTTTCTTTTTGGGTTAAAAGGTGCGGGAGAATGCCTGATCAATCAACCGGACAAGTTAACTAAGATTATTATTATCTCCCGGGATCCTAACAAAAGAGAAGTGAAAGTTTTAGAAACTCCATCAGGTTTTGTCTTCCATCATAGCAATGCTTTTGAACAACTTGCCCCGAGCTACGTCGAAGGGGGGGAGAAAATTTATATTGATTCTATTTGTTATCAATCCTTACCACAACTGGATTCAAATAGCAGTTTTCAAGCGGTAGATTTTGATAGTTTAGCTCCCGGACATCTGTGGCGATTTACACTAAATTTATCAGAAAATACCGTTACAAGAGAATGTATTCTAGAGCATTGTTGTGAATTTCCCAGCATCAATCCGGCAAAAGTTGGTCGAGATTACCGTTATTTATACATCGCTGCCGCTCATCATGCCACCGGTAATGCTCCTTTGCAAGCAATCTTAAAACTGGACCTATTAACGGGAGAAAAACAATTACATTCTTTTGCTCCCCGGGGATTTGCGGGTGAGCCAGTTTTTGTGCCTAAACCCGATGGAATCGCTGAAGATGATGGTTGGTTATTGGTTGTCACTTACGATGCGGCTAGTCATCGATCGAATGGGGTAATCTTAGATGCTAAAGATATCACTAATTCCCTAGGGGTTATCCATCTTAAACATCATATTCCCTACGGGTTACACGGTAGTTGGACCAGACAATGTTTTTAA
- a CDS encoding YggT family protein, with protein MSDIGFILTIINNFLQIYSVILIIRVLLTWFQNAGWAYQIMSFLSPITDPYLNLFRSIIPPLGGMDFSPILAFLLLNVVQSVVATGAESLVSSGF; from the coding sequence ATGAGCGATATAGGGTTTATTTTGACGATAATCAACAATTTCCTGCAAATTTACTCGGTAATCCTAATTATTAGGGTTCTACTGACTTGGTTCCAAAATGCCGGTTGGGCCTATCAGATTATGTCTTTTCTTAGCCCGATTACCGATCCCTATTTAAACCTCTTTCGCTCGATTATCCCACCCCTAGGCGGGATGGACTTTTCCCCGATTCTCGCTTTCCTGCTGCTCAACGTCGTTCAGAGTGTCGTAGCCACAGGGGCCGAAAGTCTGGTCAGCAGCGGTTTCTAA
- a CDS encoding glycosyltransferase gives MSPITPSISVNEPNPQAAIQTLSVVVPIYNEVDSIPHLVESIATILRSYQINYEIICVDDGSKDGSTEVLTNLAKNRDDLKAVILRRNYGQTPAMAAGFNYAAGQVIVTLDGDLQNDPNDIPLLLAKLEEGYDLVSGWRKNRQDDRVKRLLPSKIANWLIAKVTGVKLHDYGCSLKAYRAELVADMNLYGELHRFLPALAFIEGAKITEIPVNHHARRFGQSKYGLGRTIRVIMDLFTVFFMKKFLTRPMHIFGLYGLLSMVVGIILGTYLTILKLGFGQDIGDRPLLILAVLFFLTGVQLLCFGLLAEILMRTYHESQKRPIYRVRTVVGNRGFFSEQ, from the coding sequence ATGTCCCCGATTACACCGTCCATCAGTGTCAATGAACCAAACCCGCAGGCTGCTATCCAGACTTTATCGGTAGTGGTTCCCATTTATAACGAAGTGGACAGTATCCCCCATCTCGTGGAGAGTATCGCCACGATTTTGCGTTCTTATCAAATTAACTACGAGATTATCTGTGTTGACGACGGTTCTAAGGACGGTTCCACCGAGGTTTTAACTAATTTAGCCAAAAATCGCGATGATCTCAAGGCGGTAATATTGCGACGCAACTACGGACAAACCCCCGCCATGGCTGCCGGATTTAATTATGCCGCGGGACAGGTCATCGTTACCCTTGACGGCGATTTGCAGAACGATCCCAATGATATACCCCTATTATTGGCCAAATTAGAGGAAGGTTATGACCTCGTGAGTGGCTGGCGCAAAAATCGCCAAGATGACCGGGTAAAACGGCTTTTACCCTCAAAAATAGCTAATTGGCTAATAGCAAAGGTAACAGGGGTCAAATTACACGACTACGGTTGTTCTTTGAAAGCCTATCGAGCCGAATTAGTGGCCGATATGAATCTTTACGGGGAATTACATCGCTTTTTACCCGCATTGGCTTTTATTGAAGGGGCAAAAATAACCGAAATTCCCGTTAATCACCACGCTAGACGGTTCGGACAGAGTAAATATGGTTTAGGTCGCACAATTCGCGTGATTATGGACTTATTTACTGTCTTTTTTATGAAAAAGTTCCTCACCCGTCCGATGCACATTTTTGGACTCTACGGACTGTTATCCATGGTAGTGGGGATTATTTTAGGCACTTATCTGACTATTCTCAAACTCGGTTTCGGACAAGACATCGGCGATCGACCTTTGTTAATCCTGGCCGTGTTATTCTTTTTAACCGGGGTACAATTACTCTGTTTTGGTCTTTTGGCAGAAATTTTGATGCGGACTTACCATGAATCCCAAAAACGTCCTATCTACCGCGTTCGTACTGTTGTCGGGAATAGGGGATTTTTCAGTGAGCAGTAA
- a CDS encoding PEP-CTERM sorting domain-containing protein, giving the protein MNFTTNFKSLSLAGVVFAGTVSAIAGLTILPVQALPIIYNPTPTLTLNAGTATLTVGALVNTANGNGLTGPGNALQQQHVAGSDLSNFWGVRLEIGTTPADVNLDFDFGSSVFLDTLALWNYNAFNTTATDRGIKDFTLILSNNSDFSSPVYVSGTLTLPEGTATNIPATLFSFPLIQAQYARIDVANNWFVGWTAPGPIGLSEVRFAQTVPVPESSSGLGLLALGLLGTAAAFRRH; this is encoded by the coding sequence ATGAATTTTACAACTAACTTCAAATCTCTCTCTCTGGCTGGTGTTGTCTTCGCTGGCACAGTTAGCGCGATCGCTGGACTGACTATCCTCCCCGTCCAAGCGCTGCCGATCATCTACAATCCGACTCCAACCTTAACGCTTAATGCAGGCACTGCTACTCTCACCGTTGGAGCCTTAGTCAACACTGCCAACGGCAATGGGTTGACTGGACCTGGAAACGCTTTGCAGCAACAGCACGTCGCAGGTAGCGATTTGTCTAATTTCTGGGGAGTACGTTTAGAAATCGGGACGACTCCTGCTGATGTCAATCTTGATTTTGATTTTGGCAGTTCTGTGTTCTTAGATACCTTGGCTTTGTGGAATTACAACGCTTTTAATACCACAGCTACTGATCGCGGAATCAAGGATTTCACACTAATTCTCTCCAATAACTCCGACTTTAGCAGTCCAGTTTATGTATCAGGAACCCTAACACTACCTGAAGGTACGGCAACTAACATACCAGCCACACTTTTTTCCTTTCCTTTAATTCAAGCCCAATATGCTAGAATTGATGTAGCAAACAATTGGTTCGTTGGTTGGACAGCACCAGGGCCTATTGGTCTCTCTGAAGTTCGCTTTGCCCAGACTGTTCCTGTTCCTGAATCAAGTTCTGGCTTAGGTTTGCTGGCCCTAGGCTTACTGGGAACGGCAGCGGCATTTAGGCGCCATTAG
- a CDS encoding DUF2499 domain-containing protein produces the protein MNALSIPTWIVHVSSVVEWIAAIWLVWTYSDISSDRSWRMLSWGMLPALIGAMCACTWHFFDNISALSWLVTLQAAMTVLGNFTLCAAGWWLWRSSKISVNNE, from the coding sequence ATGAATGCTTTATCAATACCGACGTGGATAGTTCATGTATCGAGTGTCGTAGAATGGATAGCGGCGATCTGGTTAGTCTGGACCTATAGCGACATCAGTAGCGATCGATCGTGGCGAATGTTATCTTGGGGAATGTTACCCGCTTTAATTGGGGCAATGTGTGCCTGTACATGGCATTTTTTTGATAATATCAGTGCCTTATCCTGGTTAGTCACCCTACAGGCAGCCATGACTGTCTTAGGAAATTTTACCCTCTGTGCTGCCGGTTGGTGGCTGTGGCGTTCCAGTAAAATCAGCGTTAACAATGAATAA